A region of Subdoligranulum variabile DNA encodes the following proteins:
- the rplS gene encoding 50S ribosomal protein L19 — translation MDAIKHFTEGMIKENKPQFEVGDTVRVSVRIKEGDKERIQAFEGTVIAKKHGGIAETFTVRRTSYGVGVERVFPVNSPFVEKVEVVRRGKVRRAKLFYLRERTGKAAKVKARI, via the coding sequence ATGGACGCAATCAAGCATTTTACCGAGGGTATGATCAAAGAGAACAAGCCCCAGTTTGAAGTCGGCGACACTGTCCGCGTTTCCGTCCGTATCAAGGAAGGCGACAAGGAACGTATCCAGGCTTTTGAGGGCACCGTCATTGCCAAGAAGCATGGCGGCATTGCGGAGACTTTCACCGTTCGCCGTACCTCTTACGGTGTCGGTGTGGAGCGTGTGTTCCCCGTCAACAGCCCGTTCGTGGAGAAGGTTGAAGTTGTTCGCCGCGGCAAGGTTCGTCGTGCGAAGCTCTTCTACCTGCGTGAGCGCACCGGTAAGGCGGCCAAGGTCAAGGCACGTATCTGA
- the lepB gene encoding signal peptidase I, whose amino-acid sequence MLKDRFRRNKGILEWYDALAVAVAVIALVFTFAVRIVQVDGSSMNPSLYSGERLLIATFLQPDYGDVVVTDSYIPYGKPLVKRVIGKAGDTIDIDFQTGIVYRNGQALSEPYTAEPTWTYEGVDFPITVPEGCLFIMGDNRNNSKDSRDEEVGCVDTRDILGVAIWRLLPFGGMESAE is encoded by the coding sequence ATGTTGAAAGATCGATTCCGCCGCAATAAAGGGATTCTGGAATGGTATGATGCGCTGGCGGTTGCTGTGGCGGTAATCGCACTGGTTTTTACCTTTGCTGTGCGTATCGTCCAGGTAGACGGCAGTTCCATGAATCCCAGCCTTTACAGCGGAGAACGCCTGCTGATTGCAACTTTCCTGCAGCCGGATTATGGTGACGTTGTGGTTACCGACAGTTATATCCCATACGGAAAGCCTTTGGTCAAGCGGGTAATCGGAAAAGCCGGAGATACCATTGACATTGATTTTCAGACCGGGATTGTGTATCGAAATGGGCAGGCGCTTTCGGAACCCTATACGGCGGAACCCACCTGGACTTACGAAGGCGTGGATTTCCCCATCACGGTGCCGGAAGGATGCCTGTTCATTATGGGAGACAACCGCAACAATTCCAAGGACAGCCGGGACGAGGAAGTCGGCTGTGTGGACACCCGTGATATACTGGGCGTTGCCATATGGCGTTTGCTGCCGTTTGGCGGAATGGAGTCAGCAGAATGA
- the ylqF gene encoding ribosome biogenesis GTPase YlqF: MSQSDIINSRQIQWFPGHMTKTLRLMEKEIRNVDCVLQILDARIPLSSLNPEIERITAGKPHLYILNKADLADPEITRQWLAYFKSAGAGCLAMDSKQKGRAAATKAPIEHELSALMERRRNRGMIGAAIRVMVVGIPNVGKSTFINSFAGTTRAKAANKPGVTRGKQWITVDNFDLMDMPGVLWKKFDSLETASNLAFIGSIRDDILDIEELACGLLSSVRGIYPQQLLARYKLDASALELPPYELLQAIGAKRGMLISGGEVDTERAAKMLVGEFRASKWGRLSLERPPQHNAEEEESADAEDIEIDEQ, encoded by the coding sequence ATGAGTCAGAGTGATATTATCAACAGTCGTCAGATTCAGTGGTTCCCGGGGCACATGACCAAAACACTGCGTTTGATGGAAAAGGAAATCCGTAATGTGGACTGTGTATTACAGATCCTTGACGCGCGAATTCCGCTTTCCAGCTTGAATCCTGAAATTGAGCGGATTACGGCAGGCAAACCCCATCTGTATATTTTGAACAAAGCAGATCTGGCAGACCCGGAAATTACCCGACAGTGGCTGGCCTATTTCAAAAGCGCGGGAGCAGGCTGTCTGGCGATGGACTCCAAGCAGAAGGGACGTGCTGCAGCGACCAAAGCGCCGATTGAACACGAGCTCTCTGCATTGATGGAGCGCCGTCGCAACCGCGGTATGATCGGAGCGGCCATCCGTGTGATGGTGGTCGGTATTCCCAATGTGGGGAAATCTACCTTTATCAATTCCTTCGCCGGTACCACACGTGCTAAGGCCGCCAACAAACCGGGCGTTACCCGCGGCAAGCAGTGGATTACTGTGGATAATTTTGATTTGATGGATATGCCCGGTGTGCTGTGGAAGAAGTTTGACTCTCTGGAAACGGCCTCCAACCTGGCTTTTATCGGCTCCATCCGGGACGACATTTTGGATATTGAAGAACTGGCCTGCGGATTGCTTTCCAGCGTTCGGGGCATTTACCCACAGCAGCTACTGGCACGGTATAAACTGGATGCATCTGCGCTGGAACTGCCGCCGTACGAATTGCTGCAGGCCATCGGCGCCAAACGTGGAATGTTGATCTCTGGCGGCGAGGTGGATACAGAACGTGCCGCCAAAATGCTGGTAGGGGAATTCCGTGCCAGCAAATGGGGCCGGCTTTCCTTGGAACGCCCACCACAGCACAATGCCGAAGAGGAGGAGTCCGCTGATGCCGAAGACATCGAAATCGACGAGCAATAG
- the rnhB gene encoding ribonuclease HII — protein MPKTSKSTSNSPALYAFDAEQCARFGVVCGVDEAGRGPLCGPVCCAAVILDPDDPIEGINDSKKLSEKRREALFEEITQRAVAYQIVFISPQEIDERNILWATMDGMSQAVAGLNPQPEYVLIDGNRCPPDLSHPAKAVVKGDATSASIAAASILAKVSRDRYMKELDQQFPQYQLAKHKGYPTKLHYELIAQYGIQPFYRRSFLKKQGYWHEP, from the coding sequence ATGCCGAAGACATCGAAATCGACGAGCAATAGTCCGGCTTTGTATGCCTTTGATGCTGAGCAGTGCGCACGGTTTGGTGTGGTCTGCGGCGTGGATGAGGCAGGGCGCGGCCCCTTGTGCGGCCCAGTCTGCTGTGCGGCGGTCATCCTCGATCCTGATGACCCCATCGAAGGAATCAACGATTCCAAAAAGCTGAGCGAAAAACGGCGGGAAGCGCTGTTTGAGGAAATTACCCAGCGGGCGGTTGCCTATCAAATCGTTTTTATTTCTCCGCAGGAGATTGACGAAAGAAATATCCTGTGGGCAACAATGGACGGAATGTCTCAGGCTGTAGCCGGGTTGAATCCCCAGCCGGAGTATGTCCTGATTGATGGAAACCGCTGCCCGCCGGACTTGTCTCACCCGGCAAAGGCCGTTGTCAAAGGGGATGCTACCAGTGCCAGCATTGCGGCTGCGTCCATTCTGGCAAAGGTCAGCCGGGACCGGTATATGAAGGAACTGGACCAGCAATTTCCGCAGTATCAACTGGCTAAGCATAAAGGCTATCCTACCAAACTTCATTACGAACTTATCGCACAGTATGGCATTCAGCCATTTTACCGTCGCAGCTTTTTGAAAAAGCAGGGATACTGGCATGAGCCGTAA
- a CDS encoding YraN family protein: MSRNIGQKGEAIAAQYYRQRGYLVLGHNYRTRMGEIDLILYKEDLIVFAEVKTRTGRMLATPAEAVDLHKQQRLRLAAERYLQNSPFSEANVRFDVVEVTPAAKGWQVHCIMDAFQV; the protein is encoded by the coding sequence ATGAGCCGTAACATAGGCCAAAAAGGTGAGGCCATTGCGGCCCAATATTATCGGCAGCGCGGCTATCTCGTACTGGGCCATAACTACCGCACCCGGATGGGAGAAATTGATCTGATCCTGTACAAAGAAGATCTGATCGTTTTTGCGGAAGTCAAGACCCGTACAGGACGTATGCTGGCGACGCCTGCTGAAGCAGTGGACCTGCACAAACAACAGCGGCTGCGTCTGGCTGCCGAACGGTATCTGCAAAACAGTCCCTTCTCAGAAGCAAACGTTCGGTTTGATGTGGTGGAGGTGACACCTGCCGCCAAGGGCTGGCAGGTGCATTGTATTATGGATGCGTTCCAAGTGTAA
- the thrC gene encoding threonine synthase, whose product MQYQSTRDSRLRVSASEAIVRGLAPQSGLFVPETFPQAYLNAWKHLSYPELAQKVLAGYLTDYRAEFLKQATESTYGAAFGGNAGRTVCVRDGVYALELWHGPTCAFKDYALQLMPKLLVEAKHNLGRKETTRILVATSGDTGKAALAGYAGLDGIEISVFYPNAGTSEIQRLQMVTQRGENVQVYAVEGNFDDAQTGVKRVFADASVAEELEKRDIRLSSANSINWGRLVPQIVYYFYAYFRLAEQSVIDWGAPVDFCVPTGNFGDILAGYYAKQMGLPVGKLICASNKNNVLTDFIRTGTYDARRTFYKTTSPSMDILISSNLERLLYHVSGSSEKVAGWMQELAQTGRYTVDPDTLARIQETFSAGFAGDEESAAEIRARFELDHYLCDTHTAVAFRVAETCRSGAPMVVLSTASPFKFPRDVLSALGITAPASDFDAMAVLTEATGQKAPKSLQELNSLPVRFTEVIAPDEIRAAALR is encoded by the coding sequence ATGCAGTATCAGAGTACCAGAGATTCCCGGCTTCGTGTCTCCGCTTCGGAAGCAATCGTGCGCGGGCTCGCGCCGCAAAGTGGCCTTTTTGTACCGGAAACCTTCCCGCAGGCGTATCTGAATGCGTGGAAACATCTTTCTTACCCGGAACTGGCGCAGAAAGTGCTGGCGGGATACCTGACAGATTATCGAGCAGAGTTCTTGAAACAGGCAACGGAAAGCACCTACGGTGCAGCCTTTGGCGGCAATGCCGGGCGAACTGTATGCGTTCGCGACGGGGTGTATGCACTCGAATTGTGGCATGGCCCCACCTGTGCATTCAAGGATTATGCCCTTCAGCTGATGCCTAAGTTGCTGGTGGAGGCAAAACACAACCTGGGACGCAAAGAAACCACCCGGATTCTTGTGGCAACTTCCGGCGATACCGGTAAAGCTGCTTTGGCTGGTTACGCCGGACTGGACGGTATTGAAATTTCGGTGTTCTATCCCAATGCCGGTACTAGTGAAATTCAGCGCTTGCAGATGGTGACCCAGCGTGGTGAAAACGTGCAGGTGTACGCTGTGGAGGGTAACTTTGACGATGCCCAGACGGGTGTAAAACGCGTCTTTGCCGACGCCTCGGTGGCGGAAGAACTGGAAAAACGCGACATCCGGCTCTCCAGCGCGAACTCCATCAACTGGGGCCGCCTGGTGCCTCAGATTGTCTACTATTTCTATGCCTATTTCCGCTTGGCAGAACAAAGTGTCATTGACTGGGGGGCTCCGGTAGACTTTTGCGTGCCCACTGGTAACTTCGGCGATATTCTGGCAGGATATTATGCCAAACAGATGGGCCTGCCGGTAGGCAAGCTTATCTGTGCTTCCAACAAGAATAATGTCCTGACAGATTTTATTCGTACAGGAACCTATGACGCCCGCCGTACTTTCTACAAGACCACATCGCCTTCGATGGACATCCTGATCTCCTCCAATCTGGAGCGTTTGCTGTATCATGTCAGCGGCAGCAGCGAGAAGGTTGCGGGCTGGATGCAAGAACTGGCACAAACCGGCCGCTATACAGTGGACCCGGATACACTGGCCAGAATTCAGGAAACCTTCTCGGCGGGGTTCGCGGGGGATGAAGAGAGTGCGGCAGAAATCCGTGCACGTTTTGAGTTGGATCATTATCTTTGCGATACCCATACAGCGGTAGCGTTCCGTGTGGCAGAGACCTGCCGCAGTGGGGCGCCCATGGTTGTACTCTCTACGGCCAGTCCCTTCAAATTCCCGCGGGATGTCCTGTCGGCTTTGGGAATCACGGCCCCTGCCAGTGATTTTGACGCTATGGCAGTACTCACAGAGGCCACGGGGCAGAAAGCGCCCAAGAGCCTGCAGGAACTGAACAGTCTGCCCGTTCGTTTCACGGAGGTAATTGCGCCGGACGAAATCCGCGCGGCAGCACTGCGCTGA
- a CDS encoding metallophosphoesterase, whose amino-acid sequence MAVFVIGDLHLSLGTNKPMDVFPGWDGYLPKLETNWRTLIRPEDTVLLAGDTSWAMNLQDTRADFAFLQGLPGQKWLLKGNHDYWWTTTRKMENFLQTNGFDSLHILHNNACLIGQTALCGTRGWPFDDAAAQGEKLMAREAGRLRMSLQAAGEASRRIAFLHYPPVYPGASAKELIAVLQEFGVTECYYGHLHGKSIRFAVQGDVDGIRYRLISADGLGFCPYKLDEIG is encoded by the coding sequence ATGGCAGTATTTGTAATAGGGGACCTGCACCTGTCGTTGGGTACCAATAAGCCGATGGATGTTTTTCCGGGATGGGACGGATATCTGCCTAAACTGGAAACCAACTGGCGCACGTTGATCCGGCCGGAAGATACAGTGCTGCTGGCGGGGGACACAAGCTGGGCCATGAATTTGCAGGATACCCGTGCGGATTTTGCTTTCTTGCAGGGATTGCCCGGGCAGAAATGGCTGCTGAAAGGAAACCATGATTATTGGTGGACCACAACCCGCAAGATGGAAAATTTTCTGCAGACAAATGGCTTTGATTCTTTGCATATCCTGCATAACAACGCCTGTCTTATCGGGCAGACGGCGCTCTGTGGAACGCGTGGGTGGCCGTTTGATGATGCAGCGGCACAAGGGGAAAAACTGATGGCCCGTGAAGCCGGCCGGCTGCGCATGTCCTTGCAGGCGGCGGGGGAGGCTTCCCGTAGAATTGCGTTTCTGCATTATCCGCCGGTTTATCCGGGGGCTTCGGCAAAAGAATTGATTGCTGTGCTGCAAGAGTTTGGCGTAACAGAATGCTATTATGGACATCTGCATGGGAAATCTATTCGTTTCGCAGTGCAGGGGGATGTGGATGGAATTCGTTATCGCTTGATTTCAGCAGATGGTCTGGGATTTTGCCCTTACAAACTGGATGAAATCGGTTGA
- the tig gene encoding trigger factor gives MKLISCEKLEKSMVELQFSIDAETFKSAVAAAFKRESKKYTVPGFRKGHAPRAMIEKMYGKDLFQYDAINDLFPENYEAAVKEAGIEVVGGPAPEVVSMSEDEGAVLKVKVAVKPEVELGEYVGLTVTKDVKTVDEADVDAEIKRMQDRNGRLLTREGEAQNGDTATIDFEGFVDGKAFEGGKAEHYALVLGSGSFIPGFEEQVVGHKAGDEFDVNVKFPEEYQAEELAGKDATFKIKLHEVQYKELPELDDDFAKDVSEYDTLDELKDSIRKGIAANHEKQAEQKMENDLIDQVVNGMKADIPDAMIEGRMDELVQDFQYRISQQGLKLEQYLQYMGMNKDQFKEQFREQAEKQVKMRLAMEAIVAKENIEATEEEFEEEVKRIADAYQMEADKVKSLVNAEAVKKDLAVNKAIDFVKEKANVVTGEAEKKPAKKTTRKTTKKAEKKEEEPQSEETKGE, from the coding sequence ATGAAGCTGATTTCCTGTGAAAAGCTCGAAAAGAGCATGGTCGAACTGCAGTTCTCCATCGACGCGGAGACCTTCAAATCCGCTGTCGCTGCCGCTTTCAAGCGTGAGAGCAAGAAGTATACCGTTCCCGGTTTCCGCAAGGGCCATGCCCCTCGTGCGATGATCGAAAAGATGTACGGCAAAGACCTGTTCCAGTATGACGCCATCAACGATCTGTTCCCTGAGAACTACGAAGCCGCCGTTAAAGAGGCCGGCATCGAGGTCGTGGGAGGCCCCGCTCCGGAGGTCGTTTCCATGTCGGAGGACGAAGGCGCTGTTCTGAAGGTCAAGGTTGCCGTCAAGCCGGAAGTGGAACTGGGCGAGTACGTTGGTTTAACCGTGACCAAAGATGTCAAGACTGTGGATGAGGCCGATGTTGACGCTGAGATCAAGCGTATGCAGGACCGTAATGGCCGTCTGCTGACCCGTGAAGGCGAGGCTCAGAACGGCGACACCGCTACTATCGACTTTGAGGGCTTTGTGGACGGCAAGGCTTTCGAGGGTGGTAAGGCAGAGCATTATGCTCTGGTGCTGGGCAGCGGTTCCTTCATTCCCGGCTTCGAGGAGCAGGTTGTGGGCCACAAGGCTGGCGACGAGTTCGATGTGAACGTCAAGTTCCCCGAGGAGTACCAGGCTGAGGAACTGGCCGGCAAGGATGCCACCTTCAAGATCAAGCTGCACGAAGTCCAGTACAAGGAACTGCCGGAACTGGATGACGATTTCGCCAAGGACGTCAGCGAGTACGATACGCTGGACGAACTGAAGGACTCCATCCGCAAAGGCATTGCCGCCAACCACGAGAAACAGGCCGAGCAGAAGATGGAAAACGACCTGATCGATCAGGTCGTCAACGGCATGAAGGCGGATATTCCCGATGCTATGATCGAGGGACGCATGGATGAGCTGGTCCAGGACTTCCAGTACCGCATCTCTCAGCAGGGCCTCAAGCTCGAGCAGTACCTGCAGTATATGGGTATGAACAAGGACCAGTTCAAGGAGCAGTTCCGCGAGCAGGCCGAGAAGCAGGTTAAGATGCGTCTGGCGATGGAGGCCATCGTTGCCAAGGAAAACATCGAGGCCACCGAGGAAGAGTTCGAAGAGGAAGTTAAGCGCATTGCCGACGCCTACCAGATGGAAGCCGACAAGGTCAAGAGCCTGGTGAATGCAGAGGCTGTCAAGAAGGATCTGGCTGTCAACAAGGCGATTGATTTCGTCAAGGAAAAAGCTAACGTTGTGACCGGCGAAGCAGAAAAGAAGCCCGCCAAGAAGACCACCCGCAAGACCACCAAGAAGGCGGAAAAGAAAGAGGAAGAACCTCAGAGCGAGGAAACCAAGGGCGAGTAA